In Drosophila santomea strain STO CAGO 1482 chromosome 3L, Prin_Dsan_1.1, whole genome shotgun sequence, a single window of DNA contains:
- the LOC120450171 gene encoding solute carrier family 66 member 3: protein MSGALGDVVSEYLERGPVLVVADLLSLITVSSCLVIKVPQINTIRANKSSKGISVLGLCLELFSYTVMLSYNYTSGYDFLSYMEYPVLLLQEYALIYYAFKYQDLLGKRTQVVAILYSIVATLIYLKLFPIIILTFLVPFCTPIGATSKVLQLLAILRSKDASSVSRTTWALSAFTNMTRIYTVFFQSHDWMLLSNFLISTFLSASVFTAACVYKKKAKAE, encoded by the exons ATGAGTGGAGCTCTCGGAGATGTGGTGTCCGAGTACCTCGAACGCGGCCCAGTGCTCGTGGTGGCGGACCTCCTAAGTCTGATAACGGTCTCGTCCTGCCTAGTGATCAAGGTGCCGCAGATAAACACGATACGGGCGAACAAGTCCTCGAAAG GCATCAGCGTTTTGGGACTATGCCTGGAGCTGTTCAGCTATACGGTGATGCTGTCATATAACTACACCAGTGGCTACGACTTCCTCTCGTACATGGAGTATCctgttttgctgctgcaggagTACGCCCTGATTTACTACGCCTTCAAGTACCAGGATTTGCTGGGCAAGAGGACGCAAGTGGTGGCCATACTGTATAGTATAGTGGCCACTCTCATATACCTGAAGCTCTTTCCCATTATCATCCTTACGTTCCTGGTG CCTTTCTGCACTCCCATCGGAGCCACCAGTAAGgtgctccagctgctggctatcctgaGGTCCAAGGATGCCAGCTCCGTCAGTAGAACAACATGGGCACTCTCCGCCTTTACAAACATGA CTCGAATCTACACGGTGTTCTTCCAGTCCCACGATTGGATGTTGCTATCAAACTTCCTGATTTCAACGTTCCTTAGCGCCTCCGTTTTCACCGCTGCTTGTGTCTACAAGAAGAAGGCCAAGGCGGAGTAA
- the LOC120450170 gene encoding NF-X1-type zinc finger protein NFXL1 — protein sequence MEKFNKAQAKNFAAAQKLVDTYASSSEDEGELDEKHILDLLYKNYKPSDSAGSSKDAARTSTFLENTLHSGAATCLICIGSIRRVESIWSCESCYCFFHLNCIQRWANDSMMQMKVKAAEQQNGQGHYNHLGEFVPPKRQKSLHWCCPQCRRDYQPVDKPTQYNCFCGKEVNPENQPFLVPHSCGELCGKLLQPKCGHDCKLLCHPGPCPPCAQQAQVSCLCGKSSPRSVRCIDKQWRCQQTCKDLLACGKHKCNQVCHQPGKCPPCTSKSLQPCECQRESKMVNCSDRKWKCQNVCGAPFACGLHICEKVCHAGPCGGGECPLQVRSCPCGKNTQVRPCNEAEETCGDTCQKLLSCGQHTCTQRCHRGPCISCPIRTKKKCRCGLHEKELPCSKEFTCETKCKQMRDCGKHACNKKCCGDQCPPCEKICGKQLSCNKHKCQSVCHNGPCYPCKLESQINCRCGKTKKSVPCGRERSARIVCLELCRITPKCHHAIKHRCHKGECPPCGQVCGLPNDTSKCGHICKARCHEAVRVNKPKEARPQAKKYEYKALPHPRCEEGVIVTCIGGHEVATWPCWNSKPTSCQRKCARQLKCGNHKCPLVCHSVPHPQDMSVQAGCANCEEGCSVPRPTGCIHACPKGCHPPPCAPCNFVIKTKCHCGLNQLVYKCNEYFDESGTVQEIFERREKLRSCGNRCLKNYPCGHRCTAICHTGKCPNPELCRKKVRIFCACKRLKQEVACDKHRAGQTSLECDSNCKAEQTRAQAAEQLQLEQKRRDEEERNRLELEKFEAKFGKRKHKERKTVGAGPAKAKIDWQRRAIYAVSILTVVGAIVVAFYADS from the exons atggaaaagtttaaTAAAGCGCAAGCAAAAAATTTTGCTGCCGCCCAAAAACTTGTGGATACCTACGCCTCCAGCTCCGAGGATGAAGGCGAGCTGGACGAGAAGCACATTTTGG ACCTTCTATACAAGAACTACAAGCCGTCGGATAGCGCAGGAAGCTCCAAGGATGCGGCCCGTACCAGTACGTTCCTGGAGAACACTCTCCACTCGGGAGCCGCAACCTGTCTCATTTGCATCGGAAGCATCCGGCGGGTGGAGTCCATTTGGTCCTGCGAGAGCTGTTACTGCTTCTTCCACTTGAACTGCATCCAGCGGTGGGCCAACGATAGCATGATGCAGATGAAGGTGAAGGCGGCGGAGCAGCAGAACGGCCAGGGCCACTACAACCACCTGGGCGAGTTTGTGCCGCCCAAGCGACAGAAATCCCTGCACTGGTGCTGTCCTCAGTGCCGCAGGGACTACCAACCGGTCGATAAGCCCACGCAGTACAACTGCTTCTGCGGCAAGGAGGTGAATCCAGAGAACCAGCCATTCCTTGTGCCCCACTCCTGTGGAGAGCTGTGCGGAAAGCTTCTGCAACCAAAGTGTGGGCACGATTGCAAGCTGCTGTGTCATCCGGGGCCATGTCCTCCTTGTGCTCAGCAGGCGCAGGTCTCCTGCCTGTGTGGTAAATCCAGTCCTAGGTCCGTGAGGTGCATTGACAAGCAGTGGCGGTGTCAGCAGACT tgCAAAGATCTTCTGGCCTGCGGCAAGCACAAGTGCAATCAGGTGTGTCATCAGCCAGGAAAGTGTCCTCCGTGCACCAGCAAAAGCCTGCAACCTTGCGAGTGCCAGCGGGAGTCGAAGATGGTCAACTGCTCTGATCGCAAATGGAAGTGTCAGAAT GTTTGCGGAGCTCCGTTTGCTTGTGGCTTGCACATATGCGAGAAGGTCTGCCATGCAGGACCCTGCGGCGGTGGGGAGTGTCCTTTGCAAGTCAGGAGTTGCCCATGTGGCAAGAAT ACTCAGGTAAGACCCTGTAATGAGGCAGAGGAAACCTGTGGCGATAcatgccaaaaacttttgtcCTGTGGCCAGCACACCTGCACCCAGCGTTGTCATCGTGGACCTTGCATTTCC TGTCCAATAAGAACTAAAAAGAAGTGTCGCTGTGGTCTGCACGAAAAGGAGCTACCCTGCTCCAAAGAGTTTACATGCGAGACTAAATGCAAGCAAATGCGTGATTGTGGCAAGCATGCCTGCAATAAAAAG TGCTGTGGAGATCAGTGTCCACCGTGCGAAAAGATTTGTGGCAAGCAGCTGAGCTGCAACAAGCACAAATGTCAATCCGTGTGCCACAACGGACCCTGTTACCCGTGCAAACTGGAATCCCAGATCAACTGCCGCTGtgggaaaaccaaaaaaagcGTTCCTTGTGGCAGGGAAAGAAGTGCACGCATTGTCTGCTTGGAGCTCTGTCG CATAACTCCCAAGTGTCACCATGCCATTAAACATCGTTGCCACAAGGGTGAGTGTCCTCCATGTGGTCAAGTGTGCGGTCTACCCAATGACACCAGCAAATGTGGGCACATCTGTAAGGCAAGATGCCACGAGGCAGTTAGAGTTAATAAACCCAAAGAGGCTAGGCCACAGGCCAAAAAG TATGAGTATAAGGCTTTACCTCATCCCCGGTGCGAGGAAGGTGTTATTGTCACCTGTATTGGTGGTCACGAAGTAGCTACTTGGCCATGCTGGAACTCAAAACCCACGTCCTGCCAGCGAAAGTGCGCACGTCAGCTTAAATGCGGCAACCACAAGTGTCCATTAGTTTGCCATTCCGTACCTCATCCCCAGGATATGTCTGTACAAGCTGGCTGTGCCAACTGCGAGGAAGGTTGCTCCGTTCCCCGACCCACCGGCTGCATTCACGCCTGTCCCAAGGGATGTCATCCACCGCCCTGTGCGCCCTGCAACTTTGTGATTAAGACCAAGTGCCACTGTGGACTCAACCAGTTGGTTTACAAGTGTAATGAGTATTTCGATGAATCGGGAACGGTCCAAGAGATTTTCGAGCGAAGAGAGAAGCTACGGAGCTGCGGTAATCGATGCTTGAAGAAT TATCCTTGCGGGCATCGCTGCACAGCCATCTGCCACACAGGCAAGTGTCCAAATCCCGAGTTGTGCCGCAAGAAGGTTCGCATTTTCTGCGCCTGCAAGCGACTAAAGCAGGAGGTTGCCTGTGACAAGCACCGTGCTGGTCAGACATCCTTGGAGTGCGATTCCAACTGCAAGGCGGAGCAAACTCGCGCCCAGGCGGcggagcaactgcagctggaACAAAAGCGTCGCGACGAGGAAGAAAGAAACCGTCTGGAACTCGAGAAGTTCGAGGCCAAGTTCGGTAAACGCAAGCACAAAGAGCGCAAAACTGTGGGCGCTGGACCGGCAAAGGCCAAGATCGATTGGCAACGAAGAGCAATCTATGCAGTGTCAATTTTAACAGTTGTGGGTGCGATTGTGGTGGCTTTCTACGCGGACAGTTAA
- the LOC120449070 gene encoding phosphatidylserine lipase ABHD16A, whose product MSFLNYVFGPNLYMEYRGVPEPQRKMYEAGAVEKFGEQILSTLSVMWSVGYYTSPLLVTFLYRRGYLVTDSMPTLAKITTSVGLIVIISLVMRGLGRKQSRSYSNMIKALVRAKATKAPGDANSELRRFDIEFNAWPVDFDVKALTGDTKKPVVTARRREPIQLATLPCEAIAYLAIKTFGLSMIYPGSVKLVQKFMRPMLISGRAKLIEDDNGIRYKVKTIDSNEIDTLFIDNRNDNVGNGKTLVICSEGNAGFYEVGIMGTPVALKYSVLGWNHPGFAGSTGTPYPHQDKNAIDAVVQFAINNLGFAVEDIILYGWSIGGFSTLYAASVYPEVKGVVLDATFDDVLYLAVPRMPAALAGIVKVAIRNYCNLNNAELANEFNGPISFIRRTEDEIIAEDNHIDTNRGNFLVLSVLKHRYPNIFGASQLNKAKGLLSKPLEPYSIPAADEKLCMSRLITYASDEGKSFPMNIGADYSEEVRNLMAVFLLRKHLRDYNSTHCTQLPGEFFTMPWDIPTEQGFVFT is encoded by the exons ATGAGTTTCCTCAACTACGTCTTTGGCCCCAATCTCTATATGGAGTACCGCGGCGTGCCGGAGCCCCAGCGCAAAATGTACGAGGCAGGTGCCGTGGAAAAGTTTGGGGAGCAGATTCTATCGACG CTATCGGTTATGTGGTCCGTGGGCTACTACACTTCCCCGCTGCTCGTCACATTCCTCTACCGACGCGGTTACCTGGTGACCGACTCTATGCCGACGCTGGCCAAGATTACCACCAGCGTGGGcctcatcgtcatcatatCGCTGGTGATGCGCGGCCTGGGGCGCAAACAATCGCGCTCCTACTCCAACATGATCAAGGCCCTTGTCCGGGCAAAGGCCACCAAGGCACCGGGAGATGCCAACAGCGAGCTGCGTCGCTTCGACATCGAGTTCAACGCCTGGCCGGTGGACTTTGATGTGAAGGCTCTAACCGG GGACACCAAAAAGCCGGTGGTCACGGCCAGGAGGCGGGAGCCCATCCAGCTGGCGACACTGCCCTGCGAGGCCATTGCCTACCTGGCCATTAAAACTTTTGGGCTTTCCATGATCTATCCGGGTTCGGTCAAGCTGGTCCAGAAATTCATGA GACCCATGCTGATCTCCGGACGCGCCAAGCTCATCGAGGATGACAACGGCATCCGCTACAAGGTTAAGACTATTGACTCAAACGAAATCGATACGTTGTTTATTGACAACCGCAACGACAACGTGGGAAATGGCAAGACTCTGGTCATTTGCTCCGAAGGCAACGCCGGCTTCTATGAAGTAGGCATCATGGGCACCCCAGTGGCCTTAAAGTATTCCGTTCTGGGCTGGAATCATCCAGGATTCGCCGGCAGTACAGGCACTCCATATCCGCACCAGGACAAGAACGCCATCGATGCCGTGGTGCAGTTTGCCATCAATAATCTCGGGTTCGCCGTTGAGGATATCATTCTGTATGGCTGGAGCATTGGTGGCTTTAGTACACTGTACGCTGCCTCTGTGTATCCGGAAGTCAAGGGAGTGGTGCTGGACGCCACCTTCGACGATGTGCTCTACTTGGCCGTTCCTCGCATGCCCGCTGCACTAGCGGGCATTGTGAAGGTGGCGATTCGTAACTATTGTAATTTGAACAATGCCGAACTGGCCAACGAGTTCAATGGGCCCATATCCTTTATTCGCCGCACTGAGGATGAGATTATTGCAGA GGACAACCACATTGACACAAATCGCGGCAATTTTTTGGTCTTGTCAGTGCTCAAGCACCGGtatccaaacatttttggggCTTCCCAGTTGAATAAGGCCAAGGGGCTGCTGTCCAAGCCTCTGGAACCATACAGTATCCCCGCAGCCGACGAGAAGCTGTGCATGTCGCGCCTGATCACTTACGCCTCCGACGAGGGCAAGTCCTTCCCCATGAACATTGGAGCAGATTATTCGGAGGAGGTGCGCAACCTCATGGCTGTGTTCTTG CTGCGCAAGCATTTACGTGACTACAACTCGACGCACTGCACCCAACTGCCCGGGGAGTTCTTTACAATGCCGTGGGACATACCCACTGAGCAGGGATTTGTGTTCACCTAA
- the LOC120449071 gene encoding zinc finger matrin-type protein 2 — MTMRPDDHRRKWDKNEYEKLAAERLLNQVAPKEEEPVQRENLKRRDYKVDLDSKLGKSVVINKNTPTSQSGGYYCNVCDCVVKDSINFLDHINGKKHQRNLGMSMKVERSTVDQVKERFQQNKKKMEEKQKDYELERRLREAKEEEDRYKEHRKEKRKERKRKADDTDFESGGMPDDMAAIMGFSGFGGSKKNS; from the exons ATGACGATGCGACCTGATGACCACCGAAGGAAATGGGACAAGAACGAGTACGAGAAGCTGGCGGCGGAGCGGCTGCTCAACCAGGTGGCACCAAAGGAAGAAG AACCAGTGCAGCGGGAGAACCTCAAACGACGCGACTACAAGGTGGACCTGGACAGCAAGCTGGGCAAGAGCGTTGTCATCAACAAGAACACACCTACCTCGCAATCTGGTGGCTATTACTGCAACGTTTGTGACTGCGTGGTCAAGGACTCCATCAACTTCCTGGACCACATCAATGGCAAGAAGCACCAGCGCAATCTGGGCATGTCCATGAAGGTGGAGCGCAGCACCGTCGACCAGGTGAAGGAGCGCTTCCAGCAGAACAAGAAGAAGATGGAGGAGAAGCAGAAGGACTACGAGCTCGAGCGCCGACTGCGGGAggccaaggaggaggaggatcgTTACAAGGAACACCGCAAGGAGAAGCGGAAAGAGCGGAAGCGCAAGGCCGACGACACGGACTTCGAGTCTGGCGGCATGCCCGACGACATGGCCGCCATCATGGGCTTCTCTGGATTTGGTGGATCAAAGAAGAACTCGTAG